ACGCCAAGACGCCGGTAGTGCGCGCCGGTCGCGAGCAGCACCGTCCGGGCCGTGAGGGTCGTGCCGTCGTCGATGCTCACGACGTAGTAACCGTCTCGCGACTCGAGCGACGTCGCAGTGAAGGGCACGGTGATCACCGCGCCGAACTTGTCCGCTTGCAAGGCGGCCCGCTCGGCCAGTTCCGCGCCGCTTACTCCGGCCGGAAAGCCCAGGTAGTTTTCGATACGCGACGAGGTCCCGGCCTGCCCGCCGGTCGCCGTACCATCCACGGCGGTCGTCACCAGCCCGTCCGACGCACCGTAGACAGCCGCGGCAAGCCCAGCCGGTCCGGCCCCGACGATGAGGATGTCAATGACGTCTTCGGGAACCTCGGCATGCAGCAGGCCCATCACCCGCGCCATCTCCGCGTTGCTGGGATTGCGCAGAACCGTCTTCCCGGCCCAGACCACCACCGGCGTCTGGGCCGGGTTGATCCCGAACCTGCGCAGGAGAGCCTCCGCTTCATCGTCCTTCTCCAGATCGATCCAGCGGTGCGGCAACCGGTTGCGAGCAGCGAATTCGCGGAGTCGGTGGGTGTCCGGCGAGTAGCAGGAGCCGATGATCTGGAAGCCTGCACCGAGACCGATGAGCTGCATCCGGCGGATCAGATATGCCCGCAGGATGAGATCACTGAGCACGGGGTCCCTGCCCACCAATCCGCGGAGCTCTTCGAGGGGAAGCACCAGAACCTCACCCGGTATGCGGACCTCCGCGCTGTAGAAGGCGGGCTGTCCCTCGAGCAGCCCGAGCTCGCCGAGGAAGCGCCCTGGCCCATGCACCCGGAGGACGTGTTCCTCGTCGCAGTGCCCCTGCAGAATGACCACCCTCCCGCTCAGGACGACGAAGAATTCCGAACATCTCTCCCCTTCTTGGAACAGCCGCTCGCCCCGGTGAGTGGCGCGCCGCTCGCCACGGTCGGCGAGGGCGGCGATCTGTCCATCGCTCAGTCGCGGATACCCACCGTCGGTGTCTGGGGTCTCGGGAAGGGCCGAGTCCGACTCCGTCGCAGACGTATCCGCGACTCGCGGGTCAGGCAAAGTCTTCGTCAACGTAGCACCAGCGCCAGTACTCGCCGGGTTCGAAGGATCGGACGATCGGGTGATGGACCGTGTGTGCGTGTGTCCGCGCGTGTGTCAAAGGCGATGAGTCGCAGCAACCTACATGGCCGCAGGTGAGACACAGGCGAAGATGCACCCAGGGCGAACCGATCTGCAGACACTCTTCGCAGCCGTTGGGGGTCCGCGGTATCACATGACGAACCATGGACAGGTGAGGGTCGACGCCGACCTCGGTCATGATCGACCACGCATGTCGCTCAACGCGTCGGCGATCAGGGACAGTCCCACGCCGAGCAGCCAGACGTCCTTGGCGAGCGGAATGCCCTCCTTCGTGGGACGCAGGCCTCCTGCCTCGTGCATCCCAGGTGTTCGCAGGTAGAGCCCGAGCAGGCTGCCCGCGAAGCCAGTCAGTGCCGCGCCCGCGAACAAGGCAGGGACGAAGGGGACCACCAGGGCGGCGCCAACCGCGAGCTCGCCTCTCGAGAGCAATGTGATGAACCGCTGCGGCGTCAGCTTCCCGATGACCGGGTACGTTGTCGTCGCGAACCCGTGCAGCTCTTGGGCGGTCGTCTCATCTGCCGATGCCTTCGACAGACCGGAGTTGAGTATGAATGCGCCGACAGCAAGCCGCATGGGCATCTGCCGGACCATGGGTCGTAGCCTCATCGGGCCTCCCTGTGTGCACGCGTTCGCTGAGCGAACGCCGGTCACGAACTCTGTTGGGACGTCGATATCCCCGCCATCGCTTGTTGGAGCCACGCCCGCAGCGCGGGCGCTGGGGCCGCCCCCGGCTGTGAGGCTGCGACCTCGCCCCGATACATCACCATCAGGGTTGGTACCGCGCGCACCGAGAACCGCTGCGACAGGCCGGGTGCGTCGTCGACGTTGACCTTGACGAGCTTGATGGTGCCGGCATGCTCCCGAGCCAGTAGCTCCAAGACTGGCGTCACCGTCCGGCACGGACCACACCACGGCGCCCACATGTCGACCAGGACGACCATCGGTGACCTCTCGACGATGTCGGTGAAGTCGCTGTCTCCCGCCTCGACAATCCAGGGCAGTGGTGCCCCACAGTTTCCGCATTTGGGGCGCCCATCGGCTGCTGCTGGTATCCGGTTCGTGCGGCCGCAGTTCTCACACCGCACCGTCGTTTTCATCATCGCCATGCTCACTCCACAGTGGACAACCGCACGGTCAGGTGGATGCTCCTACGGTCGAGTCGTTCTTCGGAAAGGTCACCGCGATCTCGCCGCCTTGTACGTCGACCAGGATGGTGATCCCATCCCGGACGTCGCCCCGGAGTAGCGCCCGCCCGATCCGCGTCTCCACCTCGTGCGAAATGTACCGGCGCAGCGGGCGCGCCCCGTAGACCGGATCAAAGCCCTGTTCAGCGATGAGCCGGCGGGCGTGCTCGGTCAGCTCGACGTTGATTCGTTGATCGGCCAGCCGCTTGCGCAGCTCGTCGAACTGCATATCGACAATGCGCTCGATGTGCGTCAGTGACAGCGATTTGAACAGCACGACGTCATCGACCCGGTTCAGGAACTCGGGCCGGAAACTATGGCGCAATTCAGCCATCACGAGGTCGCGGACCTCGGGCTTGATCTCACCCTCGATAGTGGCGCCCTCGAGTAGATACTCCGAACCCAGGTTGGACGTCATGATGATCACGGCGTTGCGAAAATTCACCGTGCGCCCCTGGGAGTCGGTGATCCTTCCGTCGTCCAACACTTGGAGCAGGGTGTTGAAGACGTCCGCATGCGCCTTCTCAATCTCGTCGAACAAGACTACCGAGTAGGGCTTGCGCCGCACCGCCTCGGTGAGCTGGCCGCCCTCCTCGTAGCCGACGTAGCCAGGAGGGGCGCCGACCAGGCGGCTCACCGTGTGCCGCTCCTGGTACTCGCTCATGTCCAGCCGGACCATGCTCTCGTCGGTGTCGAAGAGAGCCGCGGCGAGGGTCTTCGCGAGCTCCGTCTTTCCAACTCCGGTCGGGCCGAGGAAAATGAATGAGCCGATCGGCCGACGCGGGTCGCGGATCCCTGAGCGGGCCCGGATGATCGCGTCCGTGACGAGTTGCACTGCCTCGTCCTGACCGATCACCCGTTCGCGGAGGAGCTCGTCGAGACGCAGCAGCTTCTCCCGCTCGCCTTCTTGCAGGCGTGCCACGGGAATTCCGGTCCAGGCCGCTACGATCTCGGCGATCTCTTCCTCGGTGACCACTTCGGGCAGCAGCCTGTCCGTTCCCTGCTTCGCGGAGAGCTGCTCCACCTCGGCGGCCAGCCGGCGATCCAGCTCGGCGAGCCGTCCGTAGCGGAGCTCGGCGGCCCGGTTGAGGTCGTAGTTGCGCTCGGCCTCCTCGGCATCGCGCCGTACCTGCTCCAATTCGGCCCGCAGCTCCTGAACCCGCCGGATCGACTGCCGCTCGGCCTCCCATTGGGCGTGCGTTGCGTCGGCGACCGCGCGCAGGTCCGCGAGCTCCTTGCGAAGCTGGTCGAGGCGGGCCTGGCTCGCCGGGTCGGTCTCCTTCTCCAGTGCGGCTTCCTCGATCTCGAGCCTGGTCACTCGCCGGGTGATCTCGTCCAATTCGGCCGGCATCGAGTCGATTTCGGTACGCAGCCGGGCGCATCCCTCGTCAACCAAATCAATCGCCTTGTCCGGCAGGAACCGATCGGTGATGTACCGATGACTCAGAACCGCCGCGGCCACCATGGCGCTGTCCTGGATCTGAACCCCGTGGAATACTTCCAGCCGCTCCCGCAGCCCACGGAGAATGGAGATGGTGTCCTCCACGCTCGGCTCGTCGACCATCACGGTCTGGAACCGACGTTCCAATGCTGCGTCGGACTCGATGCGCTTGCGGTACTCCGTGAGGGTGGTGGCACCGATCATGTGGAGCTCGCCCCGGGCCAACATCGGCTTGAGCATGTTGCCCGCGTCCATCGCCCCTTCGGCGGCGCCCGCTCCTACGACCGTGTGCAGTTCGTCGATGAACAGCAGGATGCGCCCTTCCGCAGCCTTCACCTCATTCAGCACGGCCTTGAGCCGCTCTTCGAACTCGCCGCGGTATTTCGCTCCGGCAACGAGCGCCCCCATGTCGAGGGAGAAGATCGTCCGGTCCCGCAGGCCCTCCGGAACGTCACCACGCAATATCCGCTGGGCCAGGCCCTCGACTATGGCGGTCTTCCCAACACCCGGATCACCGATCAGGACTGGATTGTTCTTCGTCTTGCGGCTGAGGATCTGCACGACCCGACGAATCTCGGCGTCTCGACCGATGACCGGGTCCAAGCTGCCCGCGCGGGCCTCCGCGACGAGATCGCGACCGTACTTCTCCAACGCCTCATACGCCCCCTCCGGGCTGGCCGAGGTGACCCGCTGGTTGCCCCGTACCCGCGTCAATGCATCCAAGAACGACTCCCTGGTCACACCGTGCTCCTGGAGCATCCGCCCGGCGGCGGTGGCCGTCCCCT
The Mycobacteriales bacterium genome window above contains:
- a CDS encoding cyclic nucleotide-binding domain-containing protein; amino-acid sequence: MTKTLPDPRVADTSATESDSALPETPDTDGGYPRLSDGQIAALADRGERRATHRGERLFQEGERCSEFFVVLSGRVVILQGHCDEEHVLRVHGPGRFLGELGLLEGQPAFYSAEVRIPGEVLVLPLEELRGLVGRDPVLSDLILRAYLIRRMQLIGLGAGFQIIGSCYSPDTHRLREFAARNRLPHRWIDLEKDDEAEALLRRFGINPAQTPVVVWAGKTVLRNPSNAEMARVMGLLHAEVPEDVIDILIVGAGPAGLAAAVYGASDGLVTTAVDGTATGGQAGTSSRIENYLGFPAGVSGAELAERAALQADKFGAVITVPFTATSLESRDGYYVVSIDDGTTLTARTVLLATGAHYRRLGVPGLDRLEGTSVYYAATMQEAQLCRADPVAIVGGGNSAGQAA
- a CDS encoding UBP-type zinc finger domain-containing protein; translated protein: MTEVGVDPHLSMVRHVIPRTPNGCEECLQIGSPWVHLRLCLTCGHVGCCDSSPLTHARTHAHTVHHPIVRSFEPGEYWRWCYVDEDFA
- the trxA gene encoding thioredoxin; this encodes MAMMKTTVRCENCGRTNRIPAAADGRPKCGNCGAPLPWIVEAGDSDFTDIVERSPMVVLVDMWAPWCGPCRTVTPVLELLAREHAGTIKLVKVNVDDAPGLSQRFSVRAVPTLMVMYRGEVAASQPGAAPAPALRAWLQQAMAGISTSQQSS
- the clpB gene encoding ATP-dependent chaperone ClpB, encoding MDMNRLTQKSQEALQSAQSEAARLSHTEVDGEHLLLALLDQADGLTPRLLEQVGANVEALRAEIEAELARRPKVSGPGAQPGQVYVTQRLARLLDAAEREAKRIKDDYVSVEHLALALIEEGTATAAGRMLQEHGVTRESFLDALTRVRGNQRVTSASPEGAYEALEKYGRDLVAEARAGSLDPVIGRDAEIRRVVQILSRKTKNNPVLIGDPGVGKTAIVEGLAQRILRGDVPEGLRDRTIFSLDMGALVAGAKYRGEFEERLKAVLNEVKAAEGRILLFIDELHTVVGAGAAEGAMDAGNMLKPMLARGELHMIGATTLTEYRKRIESDAALERRFQTVMVDEPSVEDTISILRGLRERLEVFHGVQIQDSAMVAAAVLSHRYITDRFLPDKAIDLVDEGCARLRTEIDSMPAELDEITRRVTRLEIEEAALEKETDPASQARLDQLRKELADLRAVADATHAQWEAERQSIRRVQELRAELEQVRRDAEEAERNYDLNRAAELRYGRLAELDRRLAAEVEQLSAKQGTDRLLPEVVTEEEIAEIVAAWTGIPVARLQEGEREKLLRLDELLRERVIGQDEAVQLVTDAIIRARSGIRDPRRPIGSFIFLGPTGVGKTELAKTLAAALFDTDESMVRLDMSEYQERHTVSRLVGAPPGYVGYEEGGQLTEAVRRKPYSVVLFDEIEKAHADVFNTLLQVLDDGRITDSQGRTVNFRNAVIIMTSNLGSEYLLEGATIEGEIKPEVRDLVMAELRHSFRPEFLNRVDDVVLFKSLSLTHIERIVDMQFDELRKRLADQRINVELTEHARRLIAEQGFDPVYGARPLRRYISHEVETRIGRALLRGDVRDGITILVDVQGGEIAVTFPKNDSTVGAST